The genomic segment GCCGTCGACCAGCTTTCGCACAGCGTTTTCTACCTCACCGTTTTCGTACAATGAGGATTCGAGGAAATAGATGTCGAAGTCTACGGCGAAAGCTTTCAGGTCGAGGTCCTGTTCCCGTCGCAGATAGGCCACCGAAAATGCGCGAATATTCTCCAGGTCTCCGGGATCACCACTGCCTGCGACACCGCGGTCTTCGGCTTCAACTGTCTGTTTATCGAGGTACGCCTTGGCCAGTTCGGTAATGTAATCGCCCCGGTAGCCATCGTCAGGCCAGCCTTCGTCTTCCGGAGTGACGCCGTTGCATCGCGCCTGAACCGAGAGTGCCAGGTTGTGGATTTGTGCCCCGGCATCGTTGTAGTAAAACTCGCGTGTTACATCCCAGCCTGTAGCGGTGAGTAATCGGCAAATGCTGTCACCGACAGCGGCGCCGCGGCCGTGGCCCACGTGCAGTGGCCCAGTGGGGTTGGCGGAAACAAATTCCACCTGCACCCTGCGTTCATTGCCCTCGCTGCTACTGCCGAAAGCCCTGCCCTGTTCGAGTATGTCCCGGACAACGGCCTGGTTGCTGTCATCGGATAGGAAAAAATTGATGAACCCGGGACCGGCAATCTCGGTCCTTGCGATAAGCGCATCCTGGGGCAGTGCCTCGCAGATTAGCGCGGCCAGTTCGCGGGGCTTCTGTCCCGCCGCTTTGGCGAGCGCAAGGGCGACGTTGCTGGCGAGGTCGCCATGGCTTTTGTCTCGCGTGCGATCAATCTGGATGCGTGGCTCGACCTCCCGGGGCAGTTTGCCCTGCGCCTGTAGCGATGCCAGGGACTGCTGAATCAGCCGTGTCAGTTGTTCCTTCATTGTGGGAGAGCTTACCTAGTTCACATCAAGGGATTGTCATGCCGCATTTGGCGGAGTCCATTATCCTTCACTTGTGGCTGCTCTGGCTAGCGTTCTGCACTGAAGGCGCGTGTGTCGGGCTTAGAACACGTCCTGTGGATCAATGTCGATGGACCACTTCAGGCCCTGGCGTGCAGGCAGTGCCTCAGCGCTGGCGACCAGCAGGCCAGCGGCGTGCTGCGCATCCCGGCGGCGGCCTGCTGTCAGTAGCAACTGGCAGCGATATTTTCCCGCGCGTCGCTGCATGGGGGACGGGAGAGGCCCGATGAGTGCGACGCCCTGGGGCAGTTGCGGTGCGACCTGCTGCTTCACCTGGTGCAGGAACTGCTCACCAAACTGTGCATCGGGGCAGTCGGTCCGCATCACGGCCAGGAATCCTGCGGGTGGCAGCCCGAGGCTATGCCGCGCGTCGAGCAGTGTTGCCGCCTGTTCAGCATAACTGCTGCTCGTCAGTGCAATGACCGCCGGGTGGTCCGGATAGTGGGTCTGAAGAAGAACTCGTCCCGGGATATCTGCACGCCCTGCGCGTCCCGCGA from the Candidatus Marimicrobium litorale genome contains:
- the argS gene encoding arginine--tRNA ligase, which gives rise to MKEQLTRLIQQSLASLQAQGKLPREVEPRIQIDRTRDKSHGDLASNVALALAKAAGQKPRELAALICEALPQDALIARTEIAGPGFINFFLSDDSNQAVVRDILEQGRAFGSSSEGNERRVQVEFVSANPTGPLHVGHGRGAAVGDSICRLLTATGWDVTREFYYNDAGAQIHNLALSVQARCNGVTPEDEGWPDDGYRGDYITELAKAYLDKQTVEAEDRGVAGSGDPGDLENIRAFSVAYLRREQDLDLKAFAVDFDIYFLESSLYENGEVENAVRKLVDGGHCYEKEGALWLRTTHFGDDKDRVMRKRDGGYTYFVPDVAYHLNKWQRGFERVINEQGADHHSTITRVRAGLQGLEEGIPADWPDYILHQMVTVMRDGNEVKLSKRAGSYITLRDLIDEVGRDATRYFLVARAASSQLTFDIDLALSQSNENPVYYIQYAHARTCSVMRKLEEQGKVWQATDALAHLDQLQEDHETSLLRRLSRYPEIVASAANSSEPHLVAHYLRELAGDFHAWYNAHKMLVEDQPLRDARIALSQATGQVIFNGLSLLGVSAPESM